The Pungitius pungitius chromosome 10, fPunPun2.1, whole genome shotgun sequence DNA window agcttgAAGAAGGGGTACATGAGTTTGTGGATTTCGATCATATACTTTCCATCTCCAAGTAGAAAAGAATTCCTCAATAagattacagtttttctccattggtttggctcaattcttgaaacagaaattgcattctcaaagctcttaatgcatttggtaaaatagcctatatggttcagcacaactacatagatcaccttcaaaaggtcatatctcacccaaaacagttaactcaagcttcaaaaccaaatcattttctcataaaaatagtcagtgcccccaaaatgaaaacttccttcttgattgctgtggctcatctatctctcgaaaaaacgacattctcaaagctttaaatacatttgccaaaataacctagatggtttagcaaaacactatggcacacctgcaaaaggtcatatctctcccaaaacagacaactcatcagtcacaacgaattccttttctcatacaaacagtcagtgcccccaaaatgaaaagtccttttgtcattgtttaactgcaggtcaaaatgtttagttgttttgtcactatggcagaggaccattgaaatccctcatgtccaccagtcttagcccagtccttcattgacaatggttactgtactgttttttttgtctagctaacagaataaaataggattttagggtaagattagcctccaaggtttgacatcacacatcacactcatactaccggaaattgtaattgcaattatcattcacaaacataaaataacttccatacatcaaagtaaaaagaaaatatatacagcatagtatactgtaaaataaacacagaaacaaaaaacaatgacaattaTATGcggcctacagtgctgtaaatatagctggttgaagaataaataaaataaagttctagtttcacctgactgtcaattgttacttcaattcaatactgtgaatttatcaaatgttccaaGGGATTTATATatggtattcatggtattatgttcttgagtaattttgacaattgaacagactattgtgcatgtgatgacttatacaatgaaaatacgctgagacgttttggagcgaaaaacaattagactgagaatcaacaatcagtttagatcaacaagatctattcacttggaaattgtgctaaacgtaggctacatgtacttaatcatttgcaaagatgtactgagacattgagacatgtacttagacatttgcaatttaaccaaatgaatgagaaattcaattctgtattgagaaattgctaagttgtttggaggtttgtccatgttgttttaagaatgtcatttctgtttcaaaaaatgagccaaaccaatggagaaaaactgtaaggaATGGAGAATATGGAGGGAGATAAACAACTAAAAAGCGTGGGTGGGCAGTGAACCAGTTACCAACCAGAGCAGCCCGGTGGAAACTTACGTTGTCCCAAATGACAACGTACCTGAGCTGCTCTGGGCCGTCTATCTGATCTGGTGGAATGAGTGTGTTGTGTAGGGTGTCCAGGAATCTGATCAGATGGGCAGTGTTGTAGGGGCCAAGGGTAGCATGGTGATGGATGACGCCATGGTGGGTAATCGCTGCACACATTGTCATGTTCCCTCCGCGCTGGCCAGGGACTTCAACAATGGCACACTGGCCGATGATGTTCCTTCCCCTCGTTCGTCTTTTTGTGAGGTTGAATCCAACCTCGTCAATGAAGATGAACTGGTGCTCCACTGCAGCCACCTCTAGCTCAAGGACTCTCTGAAACAGACATGGAGTGGTCACTATTATTGAAGCACAATCATTATGATTAAAATACGGAAATATGTATAATTTATGCAGTGTTGATAGTGTGCATCAATTGTGGGATTGTATAGGACTTACTTGCACATAGTTATATCGCAATTCTTTGACTCTGTCTGAATTGCGTTCAAGTGGCACCCTGTAGACCTGCTTCATCCTCAGATTATTTCTGCGCAAGACACGGTCCAGTGTTGATAAGCTTACCCTATCAATATTCTGAAATGTCTCATTGTTTtcgattatttttctttgaatttgCCGTAATGTTATGGCGTTATTTTCTAGGACCATGTTTATGATTTCAGTTTCCTGTTCAGGAGACAGAAGACGTTTCCAACCACCTTGTGTTGGTAGTCTTTCAGTTCTGCAATACAAATAGTCAAATACTGTAAATAATGTGTAGGAATACATTTTCCAAATACTTGAAACatactttatttttacagtccTACAGAACAGTTCACAGGCAATACTTTACTACTGTGCTCATTGAGTACTGTATTGATATGCAGTACTGCAATTTTCTAGTAAGTAGATGTCTTACCTATTCTCATTTCGGAAAGTCCGGATGATCGATCCTAGAGTGTACCTGCTCAAATTTGGCTGTACTCGTTGCCCAGCCTCTCTTCATTGTTCGACCATGGTTGATCAcatggtcaaccaaagtggctcgGATCTCATCGGAGATTATGATCCTtggtcttcctcgtcctcgtcctcctcctaaTGTTGttatccattgctccaaaacagaagagctcacctgttgcccttttatgctaaagctctgattcctaattgtaacactgtgtgacaggtgttttcccatatgacgagtcagtgtgaatagtagggcaattgactttagaattttgaataacagtgtttttcttgtgaaaacaagattttcttcatgaaaattgtgcagaaaatgcagagaattgtgtgtagtgttttgaaaaatgtgtgttatagaactgcaatttgagtgtaaagcaagaattgtgcttgtagtttagcagaattggttcagggggttggtgcatagttacatgttgtggtcattgtgtgtcaagtaccagtatttttgtttaaacaaTCGagaagtttcattttgcaggagtagtGAGGGATTtttcccattgtgtgtgtgttttttgatttgtgtgtagagttctgagagtatgaggcatgctttaagaaaatgtgtctaaacaatcgagaaaaactgtaaaaactgTTATCAGCTACATCCCGCCCGGTCGAAGGAATGAGTGCGGCTAGCCAGCTTTTAATTTGGTCTACAGGAGTGATGTGCTAGGGATCAATTGCTTCTGTCTTGTTCCCTacttgaccaatcctgcttaAGAATGAGGTTCGAGCTGCACAGCTCATTAACATACGGACAAAgaatcacaaaaataaataaatgaagaaatacagaattGTAGAGattaattttatttaattatgttctgtttaggtATCACTTGTAttcatgcatttctttatttattcttttatttaagttCAAAGAACGTGACTGTTTCCGTTGAATTGAAATGGGCTCTCCCGAAGAACTCCGATGAATACCGAAACCCAAGGTGGCTTGTGGGAAACTTACATGTTAGACAAACCGCCATCTTTCTTTTTGGAGAATTAGCAGGGCAAAATAACAACCAGTTCTGAATGATCATTTATACATAACTGAAATGCTGGAGAAATTCCTCTTCGTCATTTACTGTAAATAATAAGTGTAAAGTGATACGAGTGAAACGGAACTCCAGATACTGCCCAAACACTAGACATAAGACACAGTAGTTTGGGGTAAGCGCTGTGCTAACGCTAGTGGAGGTAGGCAACATGGGCCGATCTCGGAGCCGCAGCTCGTCCCGGTCGAAACACTCCAAAAGCAGCAAGCACAGCAAGAAACGGAGCCGGTCGCGGTCTAAAGATAGGGAGAGATCTAAAAAGCGGTCTAAGTCCCGAGAATCAAAAAGGAACCGTCGCAGAGAGTCTCGATCCCGTTCTAGGTCCACTACAGCCTCATCCCGCAGAGAAAGACCAGCCTCGCCGCCCGAGCGCATCGACATCTTCGGCAGGACTCTGAGCAAGAGAAACGCTTTGGACGagaagcagaggaaggaggaggaggaaagaagggcAGAAATGGAAAGACATAGGAAGATGTAAGTGCATCTTAAACTCATTGGGAGCTGGTCTTAAAATGTTACATAAGGTCGTATGTGCTAAGCTAAATGCTAGGCTAGCTGCATTCGGTTGAGTAGATAGCGTTAGCATCTTTCGTTAGCATGCTAGCCGCCAAAGTCTGCTAATGTCAACGAGGTTCCACAGGTCCTGGGCTAGAACGTTGGATGGAAAGTGATTCTCTCCATCAGAGGGGACAGCGTCACCGCACATTATTGAGCTTACTATGTAGTAGACTATGCTAGAGCTACAGTGTCACAGAAAGGGGGAATGTAAAGGACACTATCCCTATCGTTAGATACATGCAACAAGCATGATTATTGTATGGCTATAATACTTTAGAATTAACTGACATTGCAACAGTGTATTGGGTATATAGTGTAATATGAGAAAATCTATAATTTTCACTTTATTGACATGCACAATGCGTTCTGATACATATGGGCACCACCCGGCACAGTTATTGCAGGTGGATACATATTTCTAGCTCAAGATAGCTCACTTTATTTTCTCAACGGATTACATTTAGCATCTGCACGGAATGCACATCCACATTTACTTCCCACATAGGAGGACCACGGCCTGTTTGTGTTATGCTGGACGAAAaaggtgtgtgcgcgcgcttgcTCGCTCCccagccactttattaggtacgcCCTGCTAGTAAAAGGTTGTACCCCCTTTGCCTTCACAACTCCCTTAATTCTTCGTGACATATTTTCAACAAGCGGTTGGGAACATTCCTCAAGAGatgttggtccatattgacatgatagCATTACAGTGGCTACAGATTTATTGGCTGCACGTCTATGATGTGAATCTCTCGTTCCACCAGTCCCAAAGGTGCTCTGTCGGAATGAGATGTGATGATTGTAGAGGCCATTCGaatacagtgaactcattgttaTGTTTAAGGTACCAGTTTGAGATACACAATGCTCAATTAGTACAACGGGgcccaaagtgtgccaagaTGATATCCCCCACACCATCACCACTAACCTGAACCGTTGACACAAgacaggatggatccatgctttcatgttatttcgccaaattctgaccctacaaTCTGAATGTTGCAGCTGAAATCGAGTCTCATCAGATCAGGAAACAtgatatatatatgatttttgtatgtatatattagtgctgtcagttaaacatgttatttttacgtcgtcaattatttttattgcgagattaacgttttcttttttgggggggggggtatggatgactgtctgaaaatgtcaacaggcttgtctgtttgagtagctggaaGAAAGcaaagaggcctgactgctttgttcacagcaaacttgaaaaaaagaaaatattaagtcatggtttaactgcactgtAGGCTGAGTCCTGAcatgtgcactttataattttattttgtactgccCTGCATTGAAGCTGGAGTTCCAGCCACTAGATTACTAATGTGTTGCTCCTCCAATTTGTTTTTCCCTGTTCTGCAGCCGGCAGCAGGAGATCGAGGAGAAGCTGATCGAGGAGGAGACGGCACGGAGAGTGGAGGAGCTGGTTGCCAAgcgagtggaggaggagctggagaagcggAAGGACGAGATCGAGCGGGAGGTGCTCCGGCGCGTTGAGGAGGCAAAGCGCATCATGGAGcggcagctgctggaggagctggagaggcagcGGCAGGCAGAGTTGGCGGCGCAGAAGGCCAGAGAGGTAACGCTTGGTCGTTTGGAACGCATCCCCTCTATGTCCTACACAGCTCCCACACCTTTAACCCCTCTCCCCATCTCCCAATACGGCCACATTTGGGAACAATGGAGGTGGAGGGACATCCCACCCCTCTCAATTTACTTCTCAGAACTTAATCTGACCATGGTACAAGTTTCACACTAGGGAGGGCACATTCCGGCCCTGGAAGTGGAAAAGCCTGCAGGGGAAAGAAGAACTAATGACAACAACGCATTACAATGGTTTCAATTGTCAGTGTTTATATGGTCATTTCAAATGTGAGATGCGAAACTGTCCATTAATTGCAGTGCAGCTTACTCACTGGGCAACAATGCTACACATCGATCAAGATAATGGAACTGTGTACACTATGTGCACAGTTTGATGGGATCTTGGCTCCACACAACCTGTCCTTTACTGTCATGCAGGCTCCCAACAGCTTTTGTGCTGAGGGAATTTGGGTGTCTTACAGCAGTTATCATTCATCATGTGGGCTTTAAGGATGATGATTGCCTCTTATACACTTAAAAGTGGAATGTGAATATAACCAGCCCTCGTTTTGGCGTCTTAGGGGGATTTCCTAAATTGCCAGTGAGAGTTTTACCATGGCAGAGTTAAATTTATCGActgatgtcatttttttctaatCATTTCTTTCCCTGGTTCGGCTTGatcttttacttttcttttctgcttgCATCTTTGATACTATGTAATAAACAGCTCCTGTAAACAATGTACGTCCCTGGCCATTTTTCAACTAGCCAAATACTTTTCTAATATAAGAATCTCTTGTGGTCAGCCAGGCTTCAGTCTTTAccatacagtttttttttggtttttgagAGTAGACTCAGACAATCTCCTGGCCTAATGAGCAGGGGGTTTGTTTATGCAGTAATGTTGTATTGTGAGCGAGAAGGGCAGCTAAAGCCCAGTGACGGCTCAGGGACCAGCCAGTGGCTCGGTACTTATAGCAGGGAGAAATGTAGTCCCAGCATGCCCCTTTACCTTTGTGGACATAGTTTGTCTGTACACACTACTCGTCTAAGTCTCCTAGTCTCAGTCTGAGACAGACATCCAGCAGGCCTTTCTACAGGCAGCAGATGAGCCCAAAGGCTCCATCACATCACTCTTCCACAATTTGTAGAAACACAAGTGCAGATTTCCTGTCTCTATTGCTCTGACGTTCCAAATCAAATTTGATGTGTATTAATGCTCATCCCATATTTTTGAATTCACAGACAGTTTGTCCCTTTATCTTCTCTTTAATAATCCTTGTGTTGACAATCTTCTGTTAGACGCCATCTGCTCTTGGATACATAATGACGGACCGCtacatttcctgtttcctgtttgacAAGGTTAACTATTTCTGGTCtaacctttttttctaaatatgtaGCTATAGATATTCTTTTTCTAATAATTTTGATGCAGTTCcctagaaaaaaatgtattgtgtttTGTACTCATGACTTGCTTCTCCCATAGGGTTGCTGCTAAGTTTGATATTGTTtttagtaaatatatttttgtgttttttgtttttggaaaccCAACTTCCTAACTATCACCTGAGCTGGCCTGCAGCCTTTCGGCTCCTGTGACTTGTGTCCTGTACTGTAAGTGGTCCGGTCCTCCTCGAGCTCACACAGGTGCCACTTTGTTCTGTATTTCCCTTCACCCGCTATCGTCTCAGTGAGGACTGAGCCattgtaaagaaaagaaaacccctGTAAAAAAGAGGGAGCTGTGGCTGCAGGCGCAGGCTAAGCAGTACACAGATCAGAGTAATAAAGAGGAATGCTGCAGGCGCGGTATGGCAGAGTCCCCCCCATACCTACCTACCCACCCACCCCAGGAGCGCTTCTGTCTCTACAGGGGCCACACATTCCGGACGAGACAGTAAATATTCAACCGTTTAATGCCGAATGCTTTCACCAGTTGTGTAGGTACACAGGCAAGGAAAATGCGTAGGTATACATGCATTGGTGAGACAAAACTATTCCCTCCTTTATTTGtatccttttttctctttttttatgatATTATAAAATCAGCAATTGTATTTCCTTCTAGATTGAATTGTCTGTCCTCTATATCTTTTATTTATGAGTGTGATGCGTGGGTTTCCCCCCTGTTGAATACTTTTGTTTGAATCTGAATGGCTTTCACAATAATTCAGCGAGTGCTCCAGATGTGTCAGGACTTTCATTTTGTTCTTGGAGGGTATTAACAGCAGTAATGGGAGGGCAAACAAACATAAGTGagtacattttgtgtgtttgtgtgagtgtgcccAATGAGAGGACAGTTGTCTGTATGTACATAAACTGCTTTGTGGCTGTAACCTGTTCGTGCACTAACATGGAACCGTGTCACCCGTCtaggaagaagaaaaatcaaagcgggaggagctggagaaaatCCTAGAGGAGAATAACCGCAAGATCGCCGATGCTCAGGCCAAGCTGGTACGTCTTGCTCTGTGGACAcggagctgctgctctgcatTCATTCACATTTCTGTCAAATTCATAGGCCTCAATCACATACAAAATGACGATCACTGTTCATCGTCTTAAAATACTTGTGCTATTAAATGCTATTAAGTGCGTCTTTAATTCCAAATGTCTATGTCCTCTGAGACCTAAAGGCTTTCACCATGACTGAATATCTCCCCATGACCACTTCTAGTGCCTTGAGTTGTTTGCTTATGAGCCAACATCCCAATggcttcttcttcctgctgccAGTATAAGTCTGATTGATTTGTACAGGCTTGTTTATTTGGTTCAGGCAGGATATGGAAAGAAGCATCCTGATGCTGGCTGTTCCGGGGTCATGGAGCCAATGACATTAGGTCTGTCTGCTTTGTTCCCACAGGCTGAGGAGCAGTTGCGTATTGTAGAGGAGCAAAGAAAGATTCACGAGGAGCGCATGAAGCTGGAGCAAGACCGACAAAAGCAGCAGAAGGAAGAGCAGAAAATCATCCTCGGCAAGGGCAAGTCCAGGCCCAAGCTGTCCTTCTCTCTCAAGGCTACCGAATAAGACTACTCCATCCACACGCCCCGCCCCGCCCTGCCTTCACCCCCCAACCCAGCTCTCCCTCCATCAATCAACCAACCAACCCCACCCCTCTTCAGAGGAATGGTCGCTTCGTTTTGGAAGTGCTGAAGGAAGGCAGAGGAAAGAGGTGTGTGGACTCGCCCTTTCCTGTGAAAGGCCCACGTCGAGCCTCCCGGCCTTAAAGAGGAGGTAGCTCATCTCCATTAAAAGACCTGACTGCTCCTTCCATCCTCCCTCCTCACCACCGCACAGATGaattctgcttttctttctctccagttttattttcatttttagggAACTCAACCTTTAGAGAATATTGAATGCTTTAACGTGTCCCTTTTTCTGGAAGTCTTAACTCTGTAACATTGCGCAACTGTGCGCCTGCGCTCTTACATGTCTACACCGCCAGCCGACCACACTCTTTACCAGTCGCTGATGTAGAAGAGTATGTGTGATTTTGTCTAGTTCGGTCTACTGTAAAAGCTCATGAATGGCTTGGGAGTTGGCCTGtgatttttctgttttccattttttcatTCTGTGGTGACAAATCCCAGCCCAGCTAATCAAAGCACAGTTAATGTCCCGTCCAGCTGACCGGTCTGTGGCTTCCACCTTCATTACTTCCTTCACTGTATACACCTACAgacaccttttttatttttgcttcacCTCTGTCgacaatgtatatatatatatttttttctttctaaatgacAGCATTATCTCTAGCTGAGAGGAAATGATAAAGCTTATGTTAGATCTGAAGGGCTCCCATGGCTGAACCACGAGCCTACAACAGGAAGCGTCGTCTCTGACAAGGGGGCCTGTGGGATGGTGGGGGACAGAGAGAGCGTTGCCTGTATGATGTAATTTTACTAGCCTTGCTGTGATGTGCTGAGTCCCACTCCTCCCCAAGTTAACAAAAAGTCCCAGTAATAGTAAACACTTGGGTTTAGTTTTATCAGACTCTTTGGGACAACACCCGGCCATAAGGTCCCGGTACACACCCAGTTTAGCTGTAGTACATGAACTTGGCAAGGCGCTACACTCGGTAAGTCTTGAATCGTATAGGATGGACAAGTTCAGGTAAGATAAGGTTTGAGGTCGTGTGCGTGTccgattgtttgtgtgtgtgtgtgtgtgtgtgtgtccgacctCAGGTGGGTATAATTTTTGTTATGTTGTGGGATTTTGTATTTGTCATGTAATATCCCCCCAATTGTCAAGGGACTAAACAGTTGAATAAATCTATTGAATGCCGTGTGTCCGCATGCGCCAAAGCCCTCCTCGTTACTAGGCTGAAGTGATGTGCTGAAGCTGCTTAACATGGCCCTTCCAACCAGGTCAGGGTCTCACTTGGTCAATGATAATCTCTATTACAGTTAGGTATGTGATGCACGCAGTGTATTGTCACATGAATCTTTTGATTCTAACCTGTTTGTGAAATTCAATAGTCATTGAATGAAAGTTTCATCTCCTAATATCTACTTGAATATCCAAAGCTAATTTGATATTGTCTAACATCCATTCTATGACGAGAcaataaatgtatgtttacTTATGCACTGGAAGTTAGAGTGCCCTGGGCTCTTGCAAACTTCTGAATATAATTGTGAACATCAACTAAAAAGCGAAGCCATGATTGATTTAATGTTATAAATGATTCAACTCTTTTCACCCTCATAGGAGTTACAATCCTATTTTCATCTTTCTCAAGTAAAGACTAAACACATAAGACCTGTGGGTGAAGCCGTCCTGTAAAgcaggggttcttaaccttttttgaCCCCGGGACCCAACTTTTAAGTACAAATATGCCCGGGGCCGTTCAAATAGTAACACTGTTTTGTATTAACTAATTATTATGAtataggttggatttgtattcaatgactaaataaaataaaataaaggtttaagcaaaaacctgatacagTGAAAATCACGACATTTATTATCTATGTAAACCTACACAAACAACACTATACCTCACGATTAATATAATTTGAAAGGTGtaagacaaaaacaactttctttTTACTGCAGAAAaatattaattgaattaatataatggagtaaaaatatatatatatatacagtatatatatatatatatcttcacACGTGATCGTCTCATGGCACACATCCACAGAGGCAGCAGATGAAGGACTTCTGCATCTGCAGGCCGTTTTTTGGATCTTTGGTTTCCACATGACCCATTAATTTGAACGTCTCCAAAGCTTCGGTGGAGagtaatgctgcgttcacacccaAAAGCCGTCCGTTACTTGTCTTCGTAAAGATAGTTATAATTTCCGCTATCCACCACGGAAATAAGTAAACACTATTTCTGATtctctttgttgtgtgaattacaaaAACGTCGGAACCGCCAACGGTGTTGTGTTCGGGTTCATGACAACCATCACCGCACGCAGCTTGAATGACTCCTCCaagaagtgcgtctggatgaccgctgcttcaggctgaccagcagccagtttgatgacctgttgtgtcggctcggtggccgcgtctctcggttagacacaaATAAACTAACAGGCAttcagtctcagctgcctgTGCGTCTCGGGTGAGCGGCTGTTTCATAAAGTGTATTCACGCTGCGGCAGCAGGACGGCTGTGATGACGAGCAgagcatctcaacgctgattggcttgCGCAAGACAGCGTCGGGCAAATTTTTTGCCCAGAGTGGAAATATTTTAACAAATTGAAAGTTTTTTAAGGCCCTCTAGGTGGCGCTCTGGGCCCAATCGGGATCCGCTGCGGTAAAGAGTTAGCACTCTCACAGTCCACcacgagctgtttttttttagcccaaaatcacaaatgacaaatttgcctccGAGGGCTTTACAatatgtacacatgcaacagcgtctgtcccaaaaccctcacattagCGCAGGAAAAACTCCCTATAAAATGTTggtgaaaaaggaagaaaccaggacaggaggatccctctcctgggatggacgAATGCATAacataaaatatgtacaatactAAACTACTTAGTCATCCATGCATATGgaagaaattattcaaatattgtgAATACTAAGCTAAGGTGTACGACAGGACCACTGCAgtgacaaccaccatcagatgtttCCATCCATGGCAGGAGGGTCCAACCATGATCCATAGAAACCTGCAAggcaaaaaagcacaaaaactggaagaagctgaattagtgatgcgcattaatgagatgtgaattattataaaaagagagagagagaggtgtgtcCTATGGCCGCAGTATCCTTCGGGAGACAGGCCAACAGGTTGGCTCACTTGTTTTAGAAGGAaggcatttcaaaataaaggaacTGAACCCTCCTTCTATCTAACTTCCCCCATCAAATTCTATTCACAGAAGGAACTATATCAAAATAGATTGATGTTGAATGACACCATTTTTAGTTGAGTGAGTTTAACAAACgtgtttttttgtacaaaagtatttttacgTTGAGAAACAAAATACATTGTGGAATTCTATTAATCTTCATAATCCCCTTTTTACAAATTAACAAAAACGGAGAAAATGAACTACATTTAAACTTTATATAAGTCTGTCCTTGCTCTCCGTTTAATTAAGTAAGGTCCGCGTGTCAGTCCTGGTAATCTAATTCGCACATCGGTGGCTTCTTCTGTTAAGCCGTCTCGGTATCAAATCCACACCGCGGCAATAAACACGCCGCGACTCCTGCGGGTGTTTATTCCACGACAGGAAGTGTGAGAAGTGGAATCGGACTCTTCAATTATCTCCCGAAGATCTATCAGCCCGATCATCTGCTAAGCAAACGGCCGCCAGCCATGGCGCAGAAAAGAGCTCGTGATCGAATCAAGTCTTTACGAAGTGTGAAAGGTTGACACGCGGCATTGTGCTGCTGTGAGCTGCAGGGAGGGGACCACAAACCGGAGGTGTGAATGTGCGCCATTTCAATTAGGCAACAGAAGgacaatgtgaatagtaataACTGAATAACTGTGTTGGTCAGTGACCGagtcaaggaaaaaaaatacaaacctgCTTAAGCTTTTTTCAAgttacaaaatatttgaactgtgTACGTCAAgactaaatgtgtttaaatactAGAAAGTTCTATTGTATTTTCTATTGATAGACACGCCAGTTATGTGATTTCTTGATGCCTTCACATTTCATCTAGACATAGGATGGACCATTATTCGTTCGTTTCTGCCT harbors:
- the LOC119228544 gene encoding arginine and glutamate-rich protein 1-B; the encoded protein is MGRSRSRSSSRSKHSKSSKHSKKRSRSRSKDRERSKKRSKSRESKRNRRRESRSRSRSTTASSRRERPASPPERIDIFGRTLSKRNALDEKQRKEEEERRAEMERHRKIRQQEIEEKLIEEETARRVEELVAKRVEEELEKRKDEIEREVLRRVEEAKRIMERQLLEELERQRQAELAAQKAREEEEKSKREELEKILEENNRKIADAQAKLAEEQLRIVEEQRKIHEERMKLEQDRQKQQKEEQKIILGKGKSRPKLSFSLKATE